One Glutamicibacter halophytocola DNA segment encodes these proteins:
- a CDS encoding glycogen/starch/alpha-glucan phosphorylase, whose product MSQPIDAFELRDAAAAQPAPTPAQFRQALLRHLQYTVGKSPQKASLFDWRIALSHAVRDHAVDPWFNATRRTWDEERKRVYYLSMEFLIGRLLEDQAINLGLREVVVQVLGEFGLSFAEVAEGEPDAALGNGGLGRLAACYLESMATMGCPAYGYGLRYEHGLFRQHFENGRQIETPENWLATDNPWDFTRPEVAYPVGFGGALAEHNGAWIWSPGSQVLASAHDTPVVGYGGKWANTLRLWAAMPSADLFDLNRFNAGDFAAASEPEALARSLSRVLYPNDTTDGGKELRLSQEYFLTSASVQDILRRYLAAHQDLLKLPEFVAIQMNDTHPAIAGPELIRLLVDEHGVNFDTAVQTVTGVLGYTNHTLLPEALERWSVGLMRKVLPRHLQIIETLDTQFIQLQGSAPDPVRLVSNDQVSMGDLAFATSHKVNGVSALHTELVSKDLFPVHNELHPGRIVNITNGITPRRWLKLANPSLASLITDTIGAGWETDLERLRELEPFADDPAFRDAFGRSKRQAKEHFTGWLAQEHGIELPADALFDAQVKRLHEYKRQLLNILWTIAHWQRIKRDPQAGWAPRVKIFGGKAAPSYHMAKLIIQLINDVAELVNNDPETSHLLRVAYPPNYGVSMAEKLIPAADLSEQISTAGMEASGTGNMKFALNGALTIGTLDGANVEIREHVGAENFFLFGLTTEQVAERRAQPGHARTALEASQTLRDVLQAIAEGVFSPDDRHRYDGLLDAMWNSDWFLVASDFEDYDRAQSEVADCYRDPARWQRMAILNVARMGYFSSDRSIREYMSQIWNVESAL is encoded by the coding sequence ATGTCGCAACCCATCGACGCCTTCGAACTCCGCGATGCTGCAGCCGCGCAGCCTGCGCCAACGCCTGCACAGTTTCGCCAAGCCCTGCTGCGCCATCTGCAGTACACGGTCGGCAAGAGCCCGCAGAAAGCTTCGCTCTTCGACTGGCGGATCGCCTTGTCCCACGCGGTGCGCGACCACGCGGTCGACCCGTGGTTCAACGCCACCCGGCGCACCTGGGACGAAGAACGCAAGCGGGTCTACTACCTGTCGATGGAATTCCTGATCGGCCGGCTGCTGGAGGACCAAGCCATCAATCTGGGACTGCGCGAAGTCGTGGTGCAAGTGCTGGGCGAATTCGGCTTGAGCTTTGCCGAAGTGGCCGAGGGCGAGCCTGACGCGGCCTTGGGCAATGGCGGATTGGGCCGCTTGGCCGCCTGCTATCTGGAATCCATGGCCACCATGGGATGCCCGGCCTACGGGTACGGCCTGCGCTACGAGCATGGGCTGTTCCGCCAGCACTTCGAAAATGGGCGGCAGATCGAAACCCCGGAAAACTGGCTGGCCACAGACAACCCCTGGGACTTCACCCGCCCCGAGGTCGCCTACCCGGTGGGCTTCGGCGGCGCGCTGGCCGAGCACAACGGCGCCTGGATCTGGTCGCCGGGCTCCCAGGTGCTCGCTTCTGCCCATGACACTCCAGTTGTCGGCTACGGCGGGAAATGGGCCAACACCTTGCGGCTTTGGGCGGCCATGCCCAGCGCCGACCTGTTCGATCTGAACCGCTTCAATGCCGGGGACTTCGCCGCGGCCTCCGAGCCGGAGGCGCTGGCGCGCAGCCTGAGCCGGGTGCTCTACCCGAATGACACCACCGACGGCGGCAAGGAGCTGCGGCTCTCCCAGGAATACTTCCTGACCTCTGCTTCCGTGCAGGACATCCTGCGCCGCTACCTCGCGGCCCATCAGGATCTGCTCAAGCTGCCCGAGTTTGTTGCCATCCAGATGAACGACACCCACCCGGCCATCGCCGGCCCCGAACTGATCCGCCTGCTGGTGGACGAGCACGGCGTCAATTTCGACACGGCAGTGCAGACCGTGACCGGGGTGCTGGGCTACACCAACCACACCTTGCTGCCCGAGGCACTGGAACGCTGGAGCGTGGGCTTGATGCGCAAGGTCCTCCCGCGCCACTTGCAGATCATCGAAACCCTGGACACCCAGTTCATCCAGTTGCAGGGCTCTGCCCCCGATCCGGTGCGCCTGGTCAGCAACGACCAGGTCAGCATGGGCGATCTGGCCTTCGCCACCAGCCACAAGGTCAACGGGGTCTCGGCCCTGCATACCGAGCTGGTCAGCAAGGACTTGTTCCCGGTGCACAACGAGCTCCATCCGGGGCGCATCGTGAACATCACCAACGGCATCACCCCGCGCCGCTGGCTCAAGCTGGCCAACCCGTCGCTGGCATCGCTGATCACCGACACCATCGGCGCAGGCTGGGAAACCGACCTGGAGCGGCTTCGCGAATTGGAGCCTTTTGCCGATGATCCGGCCTTCCGCGATGCCTTCGGACGCAGCAAGCGCCAGGCCAAGGAGCATTTCACCGGCTGGCTTGCCCAGGAGCATGGAATCGAGCTGCCTGCCGACGCGCTATTCGACGCCCAGGTGAAGCGGCTGCACGAATACAAGCGCCAGCTGCTCAATATCCTGTGGACCATTGCGCACTGGCAGCGGATCAAGCGCGATCCGCAGGCCGGCTGGGCTCCGCGGGTCAAGATCTTCGGCGGCAAAGCCGCACCGAGCTACCATATGGCCAAGCTGATCATCCAGCTGATCAACGACGTCGCCGAGCTGGTCAACAACGACCCGGAGACCAGTCATTTGCTGCGTGTGGCCTACCCGCCGAACTACGGCGTGTCCATGGCAGAGAAGCTGATCCCCGCGGCGGATCTCTCCGAGCAGATTTCCACGGCCGGAATGGAGGCTTCGGGCACCGGCAACATGAAGTTCGCGCTCAACGGCGCGCTGACCATCGGCACCCTGGACGGGGCCAATGTCGAAATCCGCGAGCACGTCGGGGCGGAGAACTTCTTCCTCTTCGGGCTCACGACCGAACAGGTCGCCGAACGCCGGGCCCAGCCCGGCCACGCACGCACCGCGCTGGAAGCCAGCCAAACCCTGCGCGATGTGCTCCAAGCCATTGCGGAGGGCGTATTCAGCCCCGATGACCGCCATCGCTACGATGGATTGCTTGATGCGATGTGGAACAGCGACTGGTTCCTGGTGGCCTCGGACTTCGAGGACTACGACCGTGCGCAAAGCGAAGTGGCCGACTGCTATCGCGACCCTGCACGCTGGCAGCGGATGGCCATCCTCAACGTCGCCCGCATGGGCTATTTCAGCTCCGATCGCTCAATTCGCGAGTATATGTCGCAAATTTGGAACGTGGAATCCGCTCTTTAG
- the glgB gene encoding 1,4-alpha-glucan branching protein GlgB, producing the protein MKDEDKTLSVLNAQQARLLAQGRHPDPFAALGPTDDGKNVVVRLPGAEQLWLFNATDEVQLLADSTDPALFTGPALPYYRLRIRWASGQLEERDDPYRFGPVMGQLDEHLISEGEHQSLWNALGAHLLTHEKVAGVHFALWAPNAQRVSVVGEFNAWNGTAHPMRSRGATGVWELFLPGLDEGVVYKYEILGPDGTLMPLKADPVGFGSEHPPATGSVVRQLGAHQWQDQQWVARREEINSVDAPISIYEVHLGSWRRSGNESLNYLQLASQLVDYAADLGFTHIEVMPVSEHPFDGSWGYQPIGLFAPTIRYGTPQDFAAFVDAAHARGLGVIADWVPGHFPTDQHGLGRFDGTALYEHLDPREGFHPDWNTLIYNYGRPEVRNFLVANALYWLGEYHLDGLRVDAVASMINRDYSRAEGQWIANKDGGNENYEALDFLKQTNVASYGQHPGIAMIAEDSTAYPGVTRPVDAGGLGFGYKWNLGWMNDSLEYFGKDPVYRKQHHNQLTFGITYAFSENFLLPISHDEVVHGKGSMYSRMPGSHADKLGNLKAFYGYMWGYPGKKLLFMGQEFGQRSEWNYKGELDWGVLDDPGHAGVLALVRDLNRLYREQPALHRRDTQSDGFQWLLVDDVEHQVFAWLRRGEPGDPHVVVVVNLTPVERTGFRIGFPVAGRWIEALNTDSECYHGANRGHGGAIETEAVPAGGEAQSALLTLPPLSAIYFVEERS; encoded by the coding sequence ATGAAAGACGAGGACAAGACGCTTTCGGTGCTCAACGCCCAGCAGGCACGCCTGTTGGCCCAGGGGCGGCACCCGGATCCCTTCGCTGCGCTCGGCCCCACCGACGACGGCAAAAATGTGGTCGTGCGCCTTCCGGGAGCCGAGCAGCTATGGCTGTTCAACGCCACCGATGAGGTACAGCTTCTTGCGGATTCAACCGACCCGGCGCTGTTCACCGGTCCGGCCTTGCCGTACTACCGGTTGCGCATCCGCTGGGCTTCGGGGCAGCTGGAAGAACGCGACGATCCCTACCGCTTTGGCCCAGTCATGGGCCAGCTCGATGAGCATCTCATCAGCGAGGGCGAGCACCAGAGCCTGTGGAACGCACTCGGCGCCCACCTGCTCACCCATGAAAAGGTGGCCGGCGTGCACTTTGCGCTCTGGGCACCCAACGCCCAAAGGGTCTCGGTAGTCGGAGAATTCAACGCCTGGAACGGCACCGCGCACCCGATGCGCTCGCGCGGCGCCACCGGCGTCTGGGAGCTCTTCCTGCCCGGGCTGGATGAAGGCGTGGTCTACAAGTACGAGATCCTCGGCCCGGACGGCACGCTGATGCCGTTGAAGGCCGACCCCGTCGGCTTCGGCTCCGAGCACCCGCCAGCCACCGGTTCGGTGGTGCGGCAGCTGGGCGCCCACCAGTGGCAGGACCAGCAGTGGGTGGCCCGGCGCGAGGAAATCAACTCCGTCGACGCCCCGATCAGCATCTATGAGGTGCATCTGGGCTCCTGGCGCCGCAGCGGCAACGAATCGCTGAACTACCTGCAGCTGGCTTCGCAGCTCGTGGACTATGCCGCGGATCTGGGTTTCACCCATATCGAGGTCATGCCGGTCAGCGAGCACCCCTTTGACGGGTCCTGGGGCTACCAGCCCATTGGGCTCTTCGCCCCGACCATCCGCTACGGTACCCCGCAGGACTTCGCCGCCTTTGTCGACGCCGCGCACGCCCGCGGGCTCGGGGTGATCGCCGACTGGGTGCCCGGGCACTTCCCCACCGACCAGCACGGCCTGGGCCGTTTTGACGGCACCGCCCTGTACGAGCACCTCGATCCGCGCGAGGGGTTCCATCCGGACTGGAACACGCTGATCTACAACTACGGCCGGCCCGAGGTGCGCAACTTCCTGGTGGCCAACGCGCTGTACTGGCTCGGGGAATACCACCTCGACGGGTTGCGCGTGGACGCGGTCGCCTCGATGATCAACCGCGACTACTCGCGTGCCGAGGGCCAGTGGATCGCCAACAAGGACGGCGGCAACGAGAACTACGAGGCGCTCGACTTCCTCAAGCAGACCAATGTGGCCAGCTACGGGCAGCATCCGGGCATCGCGATGATTGCCGAAGACTCCACCGCCTATCCCGGGGTCACCCGCCCGGTGGATGCCGGGGGCCTGGGCTTTGGCTACAAGTGGAACCTGGGCTGGATGAATGATTCGCTGGAGTACTTCGGCAAGGATCCGGTCTACCGCAAGCAACACCATAACCAGCTGACCTTCGGCATCACCTACGCCTTCAGCGAGAACTTCCTGCTGCCGATCAGCCATGACGAGGTAGTGCATGGCAAGGGGTCGATGTACTCGCGGATGCCCGGCAGCCATGCCGACAAGCTCGGCAACCTCAAGGCCTTCTACGGCTACATGTGGGGCTACCCCGGCAAGAAGCTGCTGTTCATGGGCCAAGAATTCGGGCAGCGCAGCGAATGGAACTACAAGGGCGAACTCGACTGGGGCGTGCTCGATGATCCGGGCCATGCAGGGGTGCTCGCACTGGTGCGCGATCTGAACCGGCTCTACCGCGAACAGCCCGCCCTGCACCGGCGCGACACCCAATCCGATGGATTCCAGTGGCTGCTCGTCGACGACGTGGAGCACCAGGTCTTCGCCTGGCTGCGCCGCGGCGAGCCTGGCGACCCCCATGTGGTTGTCGTCGTGAACCTGACCCCGGTTGAACGCACCGGATTCCGCATCGGGTTCCCGGTGGCTGGACGCTGGATCGAGGCATTGAACACCGATTCCGAGTGCTACCACGGGGCCAATCGCGGCCACGGCGGTGCCATCGAAACCGAAGCTGTCCCCGCTGGCGGCGAGGCACAGTCAGCACTACTTACGCTCCCACCTTTATCGGCAATCTATTTTGTGGAGGAACGCTCATGA
- the glgC gene encoding glucose-1-phosphate adenylyltransferase, translating to MNTAPDTRHLIGAPPRLSSQAMAFVLAGGRGSRLEELTDRRAKPAVHFGGKSRIIDFPLSNALNSGVRKMAVATQYKAHSLIRHMQRGWGFFRAERNEYLDILPASQRVQENKWYLGTADAVTQNIDIVDDYDIEYVIILAGDHVYKMDYEIMLRQHVNTQADVTIGCLTVPRAEATGFGVMHVNGNGRIVDFLEKPADPPGMPDDPEMALASMGIYVFNWKFLRELLLDDAEDASSSHDFGHDLIPAIVKNGRAFAHKFTDSCVMSGLETEPYWRDVGTIDSFWRANLDLTEVVPSLDLYDNSWPIWTYAELTPPAKFIHDDEARRGHAIESLISGNCILSGAEVHKSLLFTGNRAHSFSKLDQVVSLPNVDVGRNAELAKCVIDSRVRIPEGLIVGQDPVEDSKWFRRTDSGVVLITQPMLDRRAAVLDGRLDLGADALEGK from the coding sequence ATGAATACTGCTCCCGATACCCGCCACCTGATCGGGGCGCCGCCGCGCCTCTCCAGCCAGGCGATGGCCTTTGTTCTGGCCGGTGGCCGAGGCAGCCGGCTTGAAGAGCTCACCGACCGCCGCGCAAAACCGGCGGTCCACTTCGGCGGCAAGTCGCGCATTATCGATTTCCCGCTCTCCAACGCCCTGAATTCCGGGGTTCGCAAGATGGCCGTCGCCACCCAATACAAGGCGCACTCGCTGATCCGCCATATGCAGCGCGGCTGGGGCTTCTTCCGGGCCGAGCGCAACGAGTATCTCGACATTCTTCCTGCCAGCCAGCGCGTCCAGGAAAACAAGTGGTACCTGGGCACCGCGGATGCTGTCACGCAGAATATCGATATCGTCGACGACTACGACATCGAGTACGTGATCATCCTGGCCGGGGACCACGTCTACAAGATGGACTACGAGATCATGCTGCGCCAGCATGTGAACACGCAGGCTGATGTGACCATCGGCTGCCTGACCGTTCCGCGCGCCGAAGCCACCGGCTTTGGCGTCATGCACGTGAACGGGAACGGCCGCATCGTTGACTTCCTGGAAAAGCCGGCGGATCCTCCCGGGATGCCTGACGATCCGGAGATGGCACTGGCTTCCATGGGCATCTACGTATTCAACTGGAAGTTCCTGCGCGAGTTGCTGCTGGACGATGCCGAAGACGCGAGCTCAAGCCACGACTTCGGCCACGATCTCATCCCCGCCATCGTGAAGAACGGCCGCGCCTTCGCCCACAAGTTCACCGACTCCTGCGTGATGAGCGGGCTGGAAACCGAGCCGTACTGGCGCGATGTGGGCACCATCGATTCCTTCTGGCGGGCGAATCTTGACCTCACCGAGGTCGTCCCCTCGCTGGACCTGTACGACAACAGCTGGCCCATCTGGACCTACGCGGAATTGACGCCTCCGGCAAAATTCATCCACGATGACGAGGCCCGGCGCGGGCATGCGATCGAATCGCTGATCTCGGGCAACTGCATCCTTTCCGGTGCCGAAGTCCACAAGTCGCTGTTGTTCACCGGCAACCGGGCCCACTCCTTCTCGAAGCTGGACCAGGTCGTGTCGCTGCCGAACGTCGATGTGGGGCGCAATGCCGAGCTGGCCAAGTGCGTGATCGACAGCCGGGTGCGCATTCCCGAGGGCCTGATCGTCGGCCAGGACCCGGTCGAGGATTCGAAATGGTTCCGCCGCACGGATTCCGGCGTGGTGCTCATTACGCAGCCCATGCTCGACCGCCGGGCCGCAGTGCTCGATGGCCGCCTGGACTTGGGCGCCGATGCGCTGGAGGGGAAGTAG
- the glgA gene encoding glycogen synthase GlgA, with product MAKRQLRVLSVASECAPLVKTGGLADVVGALPAALEPLGWRSRILMPAYPGLLERVGRTRRIWREENLFGGPASVRSCRYEGLDLLLLDAPHLYDRPGGPYMVDGHDHHDNHVRFAALSWVGARLAIEGTSDRWRPDVVHAHDWQAGLVPSYLKYAGAQTPSLLTIHNIAFQGIFGPDQLDALHLPTWDFHPDALEYHGLVSTLKAGLVHASKVSTVSPSYAQELTREEFGFGLQGVVSMRGERGELSGILNGIDTEVWNPATDPAIANYSAADPGAKAANRQALIEEFGLEEPAGPLAVVVTRLTHQKGVDLLLEKLPTFIESGGAVVVLGSGDPGYEYALGELAARYPQSVGLHIGYDEPMSHRLYAGADLVLVPSRFEPCGLTQLIGLRYGAIPLVAATGGLRDTVVDATPEHLADGSATGFTFSDIDAGGLGFALGRSVDLYADREAWERLRAQALNTPVDWGTSAAIYAQLFTELI from the coding sequence ATGGCTAAAAGACAACTGCGCGTGCTGTCTGTCGCCTCGGAATGCGCTCCGCTGGTGAAAACCGGCGGCCTGGCCGATGTGGTTGGCGCCCTGCCGGCGGCACTGGAGCCGCTGGGATGGCGCAGCCGCATCCTGATGCCTGCCTATCCGGGCCTGCTCGAGCGGGTGGGCCGCACCCGGCGGATTTGGCGCGAGGAGAACCTCTTCGGCGGCCCGGCCTCGGTCCGTTCCTGCCGCTACGAGGGGCTGGACCTCCTGCTGCTGGATGCCCCGCATCTCTACGACCGGCCCGGCGGACCATATATGGTCGATGGGCACGACCACCACGACAACCACGTGCGTTTTGCGGCGCTGTCCTGGGTGGGTGCCCGCCTGGCCATCGAAGGGACCTCCGACCGCTGGCGGCCGGACGTGGTGCATGCCCACGATTGGCAGGCCGGGCTGGTGCCCTCGTACCTGAAGTACGCCGGCGCCCAGACGCCCAGTCTGCTGACCATCCACAATATCGCCTTCCAGGGAATCTTCGGACCTGACCAGCTGGATGCTTTGCACCTTCCGACATGGGATTTCCATCCGGACGCCTTGGAGTACCACGGGCTGGTCAGCACCCTGAAGGCGGGCCTCGTCCATGCCTCGAAGGTGAGTACCGTGAGCCCGAGCTATGCCCAGGAGCTGACCCGCGAGGAGTTCGGCTTCGGGCTCCAGGGGGTCGTGTCCATGCGTGGCGAACGCGGGGAACTGAGCGGGATCCTCAACGGCATCGACACCGAGGTCTGGAACCCTGCCACGGATCCGGCGATAGCCAATTATTCCGCGGCAGATCCTGGCGCCAAGGCCGCAAACCGGCAAGCGCTCATCGAGGAATTCGGCCTTGAGGAACCTGCCGGCCCGCTGGCGGTAGTGGTCACCCGGCTCACCCATCAAAAGGGCGTGGACCTGCTCCTGGAGAAGCTGCCGACGTTCATCGAATCCGGTGGCGCCGTGGTGGTGCTCGGTTCCGGGGACCCCGGCTACGAGTACGCGCTGGGCGAGCTGGCGGCGCGCTATCCGCAATCGGTGGGCTTGCACATCGGCTACGACGAGCCAATGAGCCACCGGTTATATGCCGGCGCGGATTTGGTGCTGGTGCCCTCGCGGTTCGAGCCCTGCGGGCTGACCCAGCTCATCGGGCTGCGCTACGGCGCCATCCCACTGGTGGCCGCCACCGGCGGGCTGCGCGACACCGTGGTGGACGCTACGCCGGAGCATCTGGCCGACGGATCTGCCACGGGCTTCACCTTCAGCGACATTGACGCGGGCGGCTTGGGATTTGCCCTCGGCCGTTCGGTGGACCTGTATGCGGATCGCGAAGCGTGGGAGCGGTTGCGCGCCCAGGCCCTGAATACCCCGGTGGACTGGGGCACGTCGGCGGCCATCTATGCCCAGCTGTTCACGGAGCTCATCTGA
- the glgX gene encoding glycogen debranching protein GlgX codes for MAGAPAGVTSAGRPWPLGVTVDSAGVNVAVYAPAASALYFCLFPEGDQQTEQRLAIPYRQDGIWHAHFAGLGAGARYGLRADGEFRPADGLCFNVNKLLIDPYARSLGRPVRYHELMNGTQRADNDDPGSQLDPRDSAAVVPKCIVAGPPAGPDPASNRPGHDLPDLVIYETHLKGISAAHPEVPAQLRGTYAGMGHPAVIEHLRGLGVTAVELLPVQAFFDDEHIAKKDLHNYWGYQPVAWFAPEPRYAQHDAVAELRQLVHVLHEAGIEVILDVVYNHSGEGGADGPTLNLRGLDNTGYYRLLEDKGHYANDSGTGNTLAVHSPMVLRMVLDSLRYWAQTFGVDGFRFDLATAVARGPQGFDTQGAFLQAIAQDPVLATLKLIAEPWDLGPGGYQLGNFPAPFAQWNDQFRDGVRRAWRGDVLGQANFGALLLGSANLFDHSGRSTAAGINFISAHDGFTLHDMVSYSHKHNEANGEDNRDGHDENYSDNFGVEGPANDPAITEARGLRVRGMLATLLLAQGVPMLLAGDELGNSQRGNNNAYAQDNELGWLDWSAPDRELMDYVRRLIDVRRRLPLLRQRGFLHGQVRANGLPDVRWLCPDGSTPTAEHWQDPDSRALALQLRGGAHDPRGEALDGSVMIIFNLGGDCEFQLPGTGGTAPWLLELDSALPGHPAGTVSERYAAKAQSVVVLSCGG; via the coding sequence ATGGCCGGAGCCCCGGCGGGGGTGACTTCCGCCGGCCGTCCCTGGCCGCTGGGTGTCACCGTGGATTCTGCCGGGGTGAACGTTGCCGTCTATGCTCCCGCGGCCAGCGCCCTGTACTTTTGCCTGTTCCCGGAAGGGGACCAGCAAACCGAACAGCGCCTAGCCATCCCCTATCGCCAGGACGGCATTTGGCACGCCCATTTTGCCGGCCTGGGCGCTGGGGCCCGCTACGGGCTGCGCGCCGACGGCGAGTTCCGCCCGGCCGATGGCCTGTGCTTCAACGTCAACAAGCTGCTTATCGACCCCTACGCCCGGTCCCTGGGCCGCCCGGTGCGCTATCACGAGCTGATGAACGGCACCCAGCGCGCAGACAACGATGACCCCGGCTCCCAGTTGGATCCGCGCGACAGTGCCGCGGTGGTGCCCAAGTGCATCGTTGCCGGACCGCCGGCAGGGCCAGACCCAGCCAGCAACCGCCCCGGCCACGACCTGCCCGATCTGGTGATCTACGAAACCCATCTGAAAGGGATCTCGGCGGCGCATCCCGAGGTCCCGGCCCAGCTGCGCGGAACCTATGCCGGCATGGGCCATCCGGCGGTCATCGAGCACCTTCGCGGCCTCGGGGTCACCGCGGTAGAGCTTCTGCCGGTACAGGCCTTCTTCGACGACGAGCATATTGCGAAGAAGGATCTGCACAACTACTGGGGCTATCAGCCGGTGGCCTGGTTCGCCCCGGAGCCCCGCTACGCCCAGCACGATGCCGTGGCCGAGCTTCGCCAACTGGTTCATGTCCTCCATGAAGCCGGCATCGAGGTCATCCTCGACGTGGTCTACAACCATAGCGGCGAAGGCGGGGCCGACGGGCCGACCCTGAACCTGCGCGGCCTGGACAACACCGGGTATTACCGCCTGCTCGAGGACAAAGGCCACTATGCCAACGACAGCGGTACGGGCAATACCCTTGCGGTCCATTCCCCCATGGTGCTGCGCATGGTGCTGGACAGCCTTCGCTATTGGGCACAGACTTTCGGCGTGGATGGCTTCCGCTTTGATTTGGCGACAGCGGTCGCACGCGGCCCGCAGGGCTTCGACACGCAAGGCGCCTTCCTGCAGGCCATCGCCCAGGATCCGGTGCTCGCCACGCTCAAGCTGATCGCCGAACCCTGGGATCTGGGCCCGGGCGGCTACCAGCTGGGGAACTTTCCTGCCCCCTTTGCCCAGTGGAACGACCAGTTCCGCGACGGGGTGCGCCGGGCCTGGCGCGGCGACGTGCTGGGTCAAGCCAATTTCGGCGCGTTGCTGCTCGGATCCGCGAATCTCTTCGACCACTCCGGGCGCAGCACCGCGGCAGGGATCAACTTCATCAGCGCCCATGACGGGTTCACCCTGCACGACATGGTCTCCTACTCGCACAAGCACAACGAGGCCAATGGCGAGGACAACCGGGACGGCCACGACGAGAACTACTCGGATAATTTCGGGGTGGAAGGCCCCGCCAACGACCCAGCCATCACTGAGGCCCGCGGCCTGCGTGTCCGCGGCATGCTCGCCACCCTGCTCCTTGCCCAGGGCGTGCCCATGCTTTTGGCCGGCGATGAACTGGGCAACAGCCAGCGCGGCAACAACAACGCCTACGCCCAGGACAATGAATTGGGCTGGCTCGATTGGTCGGCCCCGGACCGCGAGCTGATGGACTATGTGCGGCGGCTCATTGATGTGCGCCGCCGCCTCCCGCTGCTGCGCCAGCGCGGCTTCCTGCATGGACAAGTGCGTGCCAACGGACTGCCCGATGTGCGTTGGCTGTGCCCGGATGGGTCCACCCCCACTGCCGAGCATTGGCAAGACCCGGACTCCCGAGCCCTGGCGCTCCAGCTGCGCGGCGGCGCCCACGACCCGCGCGGTGAAGCCCTCGACGGTAGCGTGATGATCATTTTCAACCTCGGCGGGGACTGCGAATTCCAATTGCCCGGCACTGGCGGTACAGCCCCATGGCTGCTCGAATTGGATAGCGCCCTGCCTGGGCATCCAGCAGGCACCGTATCAGAACGATATGCCGCCAAGGCCCAATCTGTTGTGGTGCTCAGCTGCGGCGGGTAG
- a CDS encoding TrkH family potassium uptake protein, which yields MPFTKLRLLAPLGHNASAKPARMVALMFAAAILVGGLLLSSPLSSTNGEFTPLIDGVFTATSAVCVTGLTVLDTATDFTPFGQSVILLLIQVGGLGLMLVASLLSMLVMGRIGYLTRLSTQRESNAVSGSDVRSAAMVIIKVSLIIESIVAVLLGVRFWAGYGYDPLKALWHGAFHAVSSFNNAGFALYSNNLMDFVADPWLCLPISLAIILGGLGFPVLVQLRRHWNNSLKWSMNTRLVLLMTVLLLVLGTVFITAMEWNNQETLGRLDPQERILAGFFQSVQTRTAGFNSIDIGAMHPASWLGMDVLMFIGGGPAGTAGGIKITTAAVLLFIIITELRGETAVNVLGKRLSRSVHRQAITVALMGVAAVFAGTMGLMLLTGYTLDRCLFEATSAFATVGLSTGITPDLPDGAKGILIALMYLGRVGVLSLGSALALRDRKALFELPKERPAIG from the coding sequence ATGCCCTTCACCAAACTTCGGCTCCTGGCTCCGCTGGGCCACAACGCCTCGGCCAAGCCTGCGCGCATGGTCGCACTCATGTTTGCTGCCGCAATTCTCGTCGGCGGCCTGCTGCTTTCCTCGCCGCTGTCCAGCACCAACGGCGAATTCACTCCGCTGATCGATGGCGTCTTCACCGCCACCTCGGCAGTCTGCGTCACCGGCCTGACCGTGCTTGACACCGCTACCGACTTCACTCCCTTCGGCCAGAGCGTCATTCTGCTGCTGATTCAGGTCGGCGGGCTCGGCTTGATGCTGGTTGCCTCCTTGCTCAGCATGCTGGTCATGGGGCGCATCGGGTACCTGACCAGGCTCTCAACCCAGCGTGAAAGCAACGCGGTCAGCGGCTCAGATGTCCGTTCCGCCGCCATGGTCATCATCAAGGTATCCCTGATCATCGAGTCGATCGTGGCGGTGCTCCTCGGGGTGAGGTTCTGGGCCGGATACGGCTATGACCCGCTCAAGGCCTTGTGGCACGGCGCCTTCCATGCGGTCTCCTCGTTCAACAACGCCGGTTTCGCGCTGTATTCGAATAACCTGATGGATTTTGTTGCGGACCCCTGGCTGTGCCTGCCGATCAGCTTGGCCATCATCCTCGGCGGGCTGGGATTCCCGGTGCTCGTCCAGCTCAGGCGCCATTGGAACAACTCCTTGAAGTGGAGCATGAACACCAGGCTGGTGCTGCTGATGACCGTCTTGTTGCTGGTCCTGGGCACCGTGTTCATCACGGCCATGGAATGGAACAACCAGGAGACCCTCGGCCGGCTCGACCCCCAGGAGCGGATCCTGGCTGGCTTCTTCCAATCCGTGCAGACCCGTACGGCCGGGTTCAACTCCATCGACATCGGCGCCATGCACCCTGCCTCGTGGCTGGGAATGGATGTCCTGATGTTCATCGGAGGCGGTCCGGCCGGCACCGCCGGCGGCATCAAGATCACCACCGCGGCCGTTCTGCTGTTCATCATCATCACCGAGCTGCGCGGCGAGACGGCCGTGAATGTGCTGGGCAAGAGGCTGTCTCGTTCGGTGCACCGCCAGGCGATCACCGTGGCCCTGATGGGCGTTGCAGCCGTCTTCGCCGGAACCATGGGGTTGATGCTGCTCACCGGGTACACACTGGATCGCTGCCTCTTCGAGGCCACCTCCGCTTTCGCCACGGTGGGGCTGTCCACCGGCATCACCCCAGACCTGCCCGATGGCGCCAAGGGGATTCTTATCGCCCTGATGTACCTGGGCCGCGTCGGCGTCCTATCGCTCGGATCCGCTCTGGCCCTGCGCGACCGCAAGGCCCTATTCGAACTACCCAAGGAAAGGCCAGCCATTGGCTAA